The genomic stretch TCCATCAGCCTGTGGTGGGGGTGGTACTTGCGCAATGTGTAAATGCGTGGTCGAAGAAGGTGGAGGAGAAGTGCTTCCTACCGAAGTTGGTCACTTGAGCAGAGCAGAGCAGCAAAGTAACGTACGCTTAGCTTGTCAGGTGAAAGTGAAAAACGACATGAAGATCCGTGTACCGGAAGAAATCTTCGGAATCAAGAAGTGGGAGTGTGAGGTTATCTCCAACTACAACGTTTCTACTTTCATCAAGGAGTTCAAAGTGAAGCTTCCTGAAGGAGAGACGCTTGATTTTGAAGCTGGCGGATACATTCAGATTGATGTTCCTGTTGTAACAGTGAATTTCAAAGGGATGGATATTACTCCTCATCCTGAGCTAGGCCACCCAGAAGATGTGTACCAAAGTGACTGGGATAAATTTGGTCTTTGGGACTTGACGATGAAAAATGACGAGGAGCTGTTCAGGGCCTACTCTATGGCCAATCACCCTGCAGAAGGAAACATAGTGATGCTGACTATCCGTATCGCTACCCCACCATGGGACAGAGCCAATAACAAATGGATGGATGTGAATCCAGGTGTTTGTTCTTCGTATGTGTTCTCTAGAGTTCCTGGCGATAAAGTAACTATCTCAGGGCCTTACGGTGAATTCCATATCAATCCAACTCAACGGGAAATGATTTACATCGGCGGTGGTGCTGGTATGGCTCCGTTGAGAGCGCAGATTTTCCATCTTTTCCATACGGAGAAGACTAGCAGAAAAGTTTCCTACTGGTATGGAGGTAGATCCAAAAAAGAACTTTTCTACACTCCTCAGTTTAGAGAAATCGAAAAAGAATTCCCTAATTTCCAATTTAACATTGGTTTGTCCGAGCCTCTTCCGGAGGACAACTGGAAAATCAAAAAGTCTTTGGATGATAAAGAAGGTGATGGCTATGTCGGATTTATCCACCAAGTTCTCTATGATAATTATCTAAAAGACCACCCTGAGCCGGATGAGGTAGAATATTACCTATGTGGTCCTCCTTTGATGAACTCAGCAGTTCTAAAGTTGCTTGATGATCTGGGAATACCTCAGGAAAATATCCGATTTGATGACTTCGGAGGTTGATATAAAACAAAAGATCCCGCTCAGGCGGGATTTTTTATTTAAGACCCATTTTTGATTATTTTTACCCAAGACAATCATCCTTTATGAATATCCAATCCTATTTTGAGCCTGTTGCCGAATACCTTTGGCAAAAAAAATATCCTGAAAATTCTTTCTTTAAGCAAATCCACTTTTTCGGGGAGGAATTTCCTGACCTGAAAGGTGTGCAGATAGCCTTGGTAGGGCTCAGGGAAAATAGAGGACTGGCCAGAATAGAAAGTGCCGATAGAGGAAGCAGCGAAATCCGCGAAAAACTTTACGATCTCAAAAAAGGATTTGGATCCTACCGTGTAGCTGACTTAGGAGATTTGATTTCCGGGGAGAAATTGAGCGATACCTATCAGCGTATGCAGGAAGTGGGGGATTATCTGATGAAGCAGCAGATCCTCCCCATCTACTTTGGAGGATCTCATGATCTGGACTATGGACAGTATTTGTCTTACCAGAAAATGAAAAAGCTGGTCAGTCTGCTGACTGTGGATGCCAAGCTAGACATGGAAGAAGAAGGCCCACTGGCGGATCAGCACACCCAGGAAATTATCCTTCATCAGCCTAACTTTCTCTTTTCCTCAGCTCATTTAGCCTACCAGAGTTTTCTGGTGGACCCTTCATTGATCAATGTGGTGGAGAAACTTTACTTCGAGCATGTACGCCTAGGTGAACTGAGAAGCGAATTCAAGGAAGTGGAACCATTGATCAGGAATGCGGATCTTTTAAGCTTTGATCTTTGTGCTATTCAATCTGCTGATGCACCCGGTGCTGTGAATGCAGAGCCTTTTGGATTGACCGCTGAGGAGGCTTGTCAGATTTGTTGGTTTGCCGGCACCAATGAGAAACTGAGCTCCATAGGGATTTATGGTTATGAGCCTTATTTTGACGACGCGGCAAATAAAACTGCCAAAGTGGTATCAGTAATGATCTGGTATTTTCTTGAAGGTTTTTATTCCCGCAAAGACAGCCTTTCTTTCAAAAGCAGTGATTATACCAAGTACACAGTTTCATTGGACACCAAACCTAATACGCTTGTTTTCTATAAAAGCAAAAGAAGTGGTAAATGGTGGATGGAGATCCCTCACAATGAAACAGAGAAGTTTGACCGGGTGAGCACGGTGCCATGCAGCTATGCTGACTACCAAATGGCTCAAAAGGGGGAAATCCCTGAGCGATGGATCAATGCCCAAATCAAGCTGCTTTAGTGAAGACGTATACGAAGCAGCAACTAGCCCTGCGGAATGGGCAGGATAAACCTGAAATCTGGGTGGCTTACCTAGGGGTGATCTATGATGTGAGCAGTTCCAGGCTCTGGAAGAAAGGAATGCATTACGAGCACTGGGCCGGTCAGGATCTTACAGATGAACTTCCTGATGCGCCCCATACCGAAAAAGTTTTTGAAAAATTTCAAGCCATTGGGCAGCTAGCGTAAATGATATTAATTGCAGATAGTGGATCCAGCAAGACAGACTGGAGAGTAATTCATTCTGATCGTCGAATCAGTCAGCATCGAGGAATCGGGTTTAATCCATATTACCAGACTTCTGAAGAAATGGCGATTCAGATGCAGGATGAATATCTCATGAATCTAGGAAGTGAGATAGAAGAAATATATTTCTATGGGGCAGGCTGCTCTTCTCCTGACCGAAAGAGCGAGGTTTCATCAGCCTTGAAAACAGTATTCCCATCAGCTAAAATCATTATTGATCATGACCTCGCTGCTGCAGCTAGATCTACCTGTGGTCACGAGCCAGGCATAGCTTGTATTCTTGGAACAGGTTCGAATAGCTGTGATTATGATGGAAAGTCAATTACCGACACCAGACCTGCGCCCGGATATATCTTCGGTGATGAAGGGGGAGGAGGATATGTTGGCAGGAAACTCCTAAAGGATTTTATCAACGACGAGATGCCCGCGGAGATCAGAAAGGAACTGATCGATAGCTTTCACCTCACGGCTATAGCTATCCAGGAGCATGTGTATCAGAAACCTTTCCCTAATCGGTACATGGCTAGTTTTTGCAGGTTTATTACCGAGCATAAATCCAAGCCGTACTGCTACATGCTTTATTATGACTCCTTTCTGGATTTCTTTAAGCAGCATGTGATGAAATACAAGGATTACACTGATAAGCCGGTGAATTTCGTAGGTTCTATCGCCTTTTACAACAGTGATATTCTTCGTAAAGCTGCCTCAGATGTACAGATAAATGTTAATTTGATAATCGAAAGCCCTATCGCGGGATTGACTCTTTATCATAAGGAGGAATTAGAGAAGAGGGCATGATCGCTTATCTAAGGGATCACACAGGGATGATTATAAGTCCTGCGTGTAGGGATTCTCCCGGCGGCGGACAGGACAGGCTATATGTCCAATTATATACATTAAATAAAAAGCAGCCGTTTGCGTCATTACCAATGGCAAACACTAACCAAATTTCGGTTTGGAGACACAAACTGAAGCAAAGCAGAAAACAGAGCATGATCGGCATATGTTAGCAGACAGGTGTAGGATTCAGAGGCTTTTAAACTAAAAACAAATGAAAGTAACAGAAAGCAGTTCACTTTACGACAATTTGGAGCAGATGGACTTGTTGGACTTGTTGCAGAATATCAACAGAGAAGATAAGAAAGTGCCCCTTGCTGTGGAGAAAGTCATCCCTGAAATAA from Algoriphagus sp. NG3 encodes the following:
- the nqrF gene encoding NADH:ubiquinone reductase (Na(+)-transporting) subunit F — encoded protein: MGSVIITSIVAFTIIILLLVFILLFAQSKLVNSGDVNIVINGDESSPIVTSAGTTLLSTLGGQKIFLPSACGGGGTCAMCKCVVEEGGGEVLPTEVGHLSRAEQQSNVRLACQVKVKNDMKIRVPEEIFGIKKWECEVISNYNVSTFIKEFKVKLPEGETLDFEAGGYIQIDVPVVTVNFKGMDITPHPELGHPEDVYQSDWDKFGLWDLTMKNDEELFRAYSMANHPAEGNIVMLTIRIATPPWDRANNKWMDVNPGVCSSYVFSRVPGDKVTISGPYGEFHINPTQREMIYIGGGAGMAPLRAQIFHLFHTEKTSRKVSYWYGGRSKKELFYTPQFREIEKEFPNFQFNIGLSEPLPEDNWKIKKSLDDKEGDGYVGFIHQVLYDNYLKDHPEPDEVEYYLCGPPLMNSAVLKLLDDLGIPQENIRFDDFGG
- a CDS encoding formimidoylglutamase, which gives rise to MNIQSYFEPVAEYLWQKKYPENSFFKQIHFFGEEFPDLKGVQIALVGLRENRGLARIESADRGSSEIREKLYDLKKGFGSYRVADLGDLISGEKLSDTYQRMQEVGDYLMKQQILPIYFGGSHDLDYGQYLSYQKMKKLVSLLTVDAKLDMEEEGPLADQHTQEIILHQPNFLFSSAHLAYQSFLVDPSLINVVEKLYFEHVRLGELRSEFKEVEPLIRNADLLSFDLCAIQSADAPGAVNAEPFGLTAEEACQICWFAGTNEKLSSIGIYGYEPYFDDAANKTAKVVSVMIWYFLEGFYSRKDSLSFKSSDYTKYTVSLDTKPNTLVFYKSKRSGKWWMEIPHNETEKFDRVSTVPCSYADYQMAQKGEIPERWINAQIKLL
- a CDS encoding cytochrome b5 domain-containing protein, producing the protein MKTYTKQQLALRNGQDKPEIWVAYLGVIYDVSSSRLWKKGMHYEHWAGQDLTDELPDAPHTEKVFEKFQAIGQLA
- a CDS encoding N-acetylglucosamine kinase, which encodes MILIADSGSSKTDWRVIHSDRRISQHRGIGFNPYYQTSEEMAIQMQDEYLMNLGSEIEEIYFYGAGCSSPDRKSEVSSALKTVFPSAKIIIDHDLAAAARSTCGHEPGIACILGTGSNSCDYDGKSITDTRPAPGYIFGDEGGGGYVGRKLLKDFINDEMPAEIRKELIDSFHLTAIAIQEHVYQKPFPNRYMASFCRFITEHKSKPYCYMLYYDSFLDFFKQHVMKYKDYTDKPVNFVGSIAFYNSDILRKAASDVQINVNLIIESPIAGLTLYHKEELEKRA